One window from the genome of Natronomonas pharaonis DSM 2160 encodes:
- a CDS encoding precorrin-8X methylmutase translates to MTTDETFEEYADLGATTSEAMDIAETSMDRVHDLVPQETLADRMRAKSVHATGDPEFQHLMRFTGTDESEPVRNGARAVLDERPIVTDITMVKEGITGRGHNCPVRKAIGNGAELAAETGMTRTAASVLELDSDGVYDDAIATIGNAPTAALALADCIEQGTRPAVVVATPVGFVKAAESRKRLRAVCAEHGVPTVTNVGRRGGSGLAAGLTNELIHVASDARDGEVEL, encoded by the coding sequence ATGACGACTGACGAGACGTTCGAGGAGTACGCTGACCTCGGGGCGACGACATCGGAAGCGATGGATATCGCCGAGACGAGCATGGACCGCGTCCACGACCTCGTCCCACAGGAGACGCTCGCCGACCGGATGCGGGCGAAGTCGGTCCATGCGACCGGCGACCCCGAGTTCCAGCACCTCATGCGGTTTACCGGCACGGACGAAAGCGAGCCGGTACGCAACGGCGCGCGGGCGGTGCTTGACGAGCGGCCCATCGTCACCGACATCACGATGGTCAAGGAGGGAATCACCGGACGGGGCCACAACTGCCCGGTACGGAAGGCAATCGGCAACGGCGCGGAACTGGCCGCCGAGACGGGGATGACACGGACAGCGGCCTCGGTGCTAGAGCTGGATAGCGACGGCGTTTACGACGACGCCATCGCAACAATCGGCAACGCACCGACGGCAGCGCTAGCGCTTGCCGACTGCATCGAGCAGGGCACCCGACCGGCCGTCGTCGTCGCAACGCCGGTTGGCTTCGTCAAGGCCGCAGAGAGTCGCAAGCGGCTCCGTGCGGTCTGTGCCGAACACGGCGTCCCCACGGTCACGAACGTCGGCCGACGCGGCGGCAGCGGACTGGCAGCGGGGCTGACAAACGAGCTGATTCACGTCGCAAGCGACGCCAGAGACGGCGAGGTGGAGCTGTGA